One part of the Mariniblastus fucicola genome encodes these proteins:
- a CDS encoding DUF6666 family protein — MFSPKTTSMLFVLPLSIAAFLTTSANAQNAASVQYQARMAAIQQAQARAQTQQAVSQAEPVRVAQASATRVPRQVVPGQAASSSARSASQTYAPSGTRTAQLLTEGTVIDGGSPIMGETVLSQPVMSGEVIGAPMAGQPIYTDSIQGSIDSGVVYSDDVVVGCDSCGDSGSYFTDDCCGRGGCPDDTPCWQGPLGRALRSGSYFFGATAFQHPAYTSPVGTDLVQDSNFGAYAGFNLGIPLCRLFCGRVSGQFGMRSVQTNFGGSDVTEASRDQLFITAGLYRRVDYGLQAGLVVDVLAEEYFTESDIAQLRGELSWAYPNGGAIGFRFTSSQQDDTSLGIFDGTRFSGLTTTTDEHYRFFLRKVLSTGGWEEIFAGWTGNDHFAVGADFDIPVSQFMALEAGAAYYLNDTEAPNSNLGSSRIEDTFNIYVGFAFRPQGVAYYRSYDRPLLPVADNGTMIIRR; from the coding sequence ATGTTTTCCCCCAAAACAACCAGCATGCTATTCGTTTTGCCGCTTTCGATCGCGGCATTCCTGACGACAAGTGCGAATGCACAGAACGCAGCGTCAGTTCAATATCAGGCCCGAATGGCAGCAATTCAACAGGCCCAAGCCCGTGCTCAGACACAGCAGGCTGTTTCACAAGCAGAACCCGTTCGAGTGGCTCAGGCAAGCGCGACGCGCGTTCCGCGTCAGGTCGTTCCCGGCCAAGCTGCGTCGAGCTCAGCCAGATCCGCCAGTCAGACTTACGCCCCCTCCGGCACACGCACTGCGCAACTTTTGACCGAAGGCACCGTCATTGATGGCGGTTCACCGATCATGGGTGAAACGGTTCTTTCCCAGCCAGTCATGTCCGGGGAAGTCATTGGAGCACCGATGGCGGGTCAGCCAATCTACACAGATTCCATTCAGGGTTCTATCGATTCAGGCGTTGTCTATAGCGACGACGTTGTGGTCGGTTGCGATTCTTGCGGCGATTCAGGAAGCTACTTTACTGACGATTGCTGCGGGCGAGGCGGATGCCCCGACGACACACCATGTTGGCAGGGACCGCTCGGACGTGCCTTGAGATCTGGCAGCTACTTTTTCGGTGCCACTGCTTTCCAGCACCCAGCCTACACCAGCCCTGTCGGAACGGATCTGGTTCAGGATTCCAATTTCGGAGCCTACGCCGGTTTCAATCTTGGCATTCCGCTTTGCCGTCTTTTCTGCGGCCGTGTTTCTGGTCAGTTTGGTATGCGAAGCGTGCAGACCAACTTTGGCGGAAGCGATGTTACCGAAGCGAGCCGCGATCAGCTGTTCATCACGGCGGGACTTTATCGCCGCGTCGATTACGGCTTGCAGGCAGGTTTGGTCGTCGACGTGCTGGCTGAAGAATACTTCACTGAGTCAGACATTGCACAACTCCGCGGTGAGCTCAGCTGGGCATATCCGAACGGAGGCGCAATCGGATTCCGTTTCACGAGTAGCCAACAGGATGATACAAGCTTGGGAATCTTCGATGGCACGCGTTTCAGCGGGTTGACCACGACGACGGACGAGCACTACCGATTCTTCTTGCGTAAAGTTCTCAGCACTGGTGGATGGGAAGAGATTTTCGCTGGCTGGACCGGCAACGATCACTTCGCAGTCGGAGCGGATTTTGATATCCCCGTATCGCAGTTCATGGCACTGGAAGCCGGAGCCGCGTACTACCTCAACGACACAGAAGCACCTAACAGCAATCTCGGCTCAAGCCGGATCGAAGACACATTCAACATCTATGTTGGATTTGCATTCCGTCCGCAGGGCGTCGCGTACTACCGCTCCTACGATCGACCACTTCTTCCAGTCGCCGACAATGGAACGATGATCATTCGCCGATAG
- a CDS encoding outer membrane protein — MYSKLICFLFVAVTLQSCVSQVEAQVTYALGDTPITSGARNVGPVRRAAQRVRSGSARVVPTFDKNGRFNREAAYSFNESRPLAGLFAPDFELTASVFGGWNRIVGLGPDSADDGNFDDDLAVGFAYGRRHNKRLRSEFEFTYRSNEASADVIGASMPQPLLGEVQVYSIMKNFVIDIEVPSQFATPYVGIGIGYAHFDADFNRSSGVVLENSSSFAWQPIGGVSLQLTERAFYYIEYRYFSTTELEVTQFGSDVEGVTYSAHNLFMGLRFEF; from the coding sequence ATGTACTCGAAACTGATCTGCTTTCTGTTTGTCGCCGTGACTTTGCAAAGCTGTGTTTCTCAAGTGGAAGCACAGGTTACCTATGCGTTGGGTGACACTCCGATCACGTCTGGTGCGCGAAACGTCGGACCGGTTCGGCGAGCAGCTCAACGCGTCAGATCTGGATCCGCACGCGTCGTGCCCACCTTCGACAAAAACGGAAGGTTTAACCGCGAGGCGGCCTACAGCTTCAACGAGAGCCGACCTCTGGCCGGGCTTTTTGCGCCAGATTTTGAATTGACCGCTAGTGTATTTGGTGGCTGGAATCGGATCGTCGGACTTGGTCCTGACTCCGCTGACGACGGCAATTTCGACGACGATCTCGCCGTGGGGTTCGCTTACGGTCGTCGGCACAACAAGCGACTGCGAAGCGAGTTCGAGTTCACCTACCGATCCAACGAAGCGAGTGCTGATGTGATTGGGGCGTCAATGCCACAACCACTGCTTGGTGAAGTCCAGGTGTATTCAATTATGAAAAACTTCGTGATCGATATCGAAGTTCCATCTCAATTCGCGACACCGTATGTTGGCATCGGAATCGGCTACGCACATTTCGATGCGGATTTCAATCGGAGCAGCGGCGTTGTGCTTGAGAACTCGTCGAGCTTCGCTTGGCAGCCGATTGGCGGCGTCTCGTTGCAACTTACCGAACGAGCTTTTTACTACATCGAATATCGATACTTCTCGACGACGGAATTGGAAGTCACGCAGTTCGGATCAGACGTAGAAGGCGTGACTTACAGTGCGCACAATCTGTTCATGGGTTTGCGATTCGAGTTTTAG
- a CDS encoding ATP dependent DNA ligase, translating into MSEPLLEPGLIGIKLGTYGVGAGTAIKDPRIVPTVQNYKRQIASRMFPLGRHDIDRKVADAEYYVSRKIDGEFTVCVFQDGQIYSVNPGGTVRVGMPWQKEALEILKAANVDSALFAGELHKEIDGDRRCRVHDVISSARQPKSEQDLQSLHFAVFDLIAINGETVDQPYAETWTKIEELFSGGSKIQPVETVKVKGRKAVKMKFDEWVDKEKAEGIVVRSDVAGNFKIKPLHTLDALVLGFTESTDDREGMLHDLLLGIVREDGAVQVMCRVGGGFSDDDRRGMLSDLKDMVVESEYAEVNSDHVAYQMVRPEWVIEITCLDIISQNTRGGPINRMVLNWNHETDAYEVVRRLPLVSIISPQFVRIREDKKFNKDDVRIAQITNVVPVQKVDVNATELKLSTSSVLKREVYTKTLKGKLMVRKFLMWKTNKENEGSEYPAYVVHYTDYSPGRKVPLDREVRISNSEQQINDLFEQLKKDNIKKGWAIQEPDAKA; encoded by the coding sequence ATGAGCGAACCCCTGCTCGAACCCGGACTGATCGGAATCAAGCTTGGCACTTATGGAGTCGGCGCCGGCACGGCGATCAAAGACCCCAGGATTGTGCCAACAGTCCAGAACTACAAACGGCAAATCGCTTCGCGCATGTTCCCGCTTGGACGACACGACATCGATCGAAAAGTCGCCGACGCCGAATATTATGTCAGCCGAAAAATCGATGGTGAGTTCACCGTTTGCGTTTTTCAGGATGGCCAGATTTACAGCGTCAATCCTGGAGGCACCGTTCGTGTCGGTATGCCATGGCAAAAGGAAGCATTGGAGATCCTCAAAGCGGCGAACGTGGATTCCGCGTTGTTCGCTGGCGAGTTACACAAGGAAATTGACGGGGACCGTCGATGCCGAGTCCACGACGTGATCAGTTCGGCTCGACAACCAAAGTCAGAGCAGGATCTTCAGTCGCTGCATTTTGCAGTGTTCGATCTGATTGCGATCAACGGCGAAACCGTTGACCAACCTTACGCCGAGACATGGACGAAGATTGAAGAGCTGTTTTCCGGCGGGAGCAAAATTCAGCCGGTTGAGACTGTGAAGGTCAAAGGTCGCAAAGCTGTTAAGATGAAGTTTGATGAGTGGGTCGACAAGGAGAAAGCCGAAGGTATCGTTGTCCGCAGCGACGTCGCCGGCAATTTCAAGATCAAGCCACTCCATACGCTCGACGCGTTGGTCTTGGGCTTTACGGAATCAACCGATGACCGCGAAGGCATGCTGCATGATCTTTTGCTGGGAATCGTTCGCGAGGATGGCGCTGTCCAAGTCATGTGCCGAGTCGGCGGCGGATTTTCTGACGACGACCGCCGGGGAATGCTTAGCGACCTCAAAGACATGGTCGTAGAAAGCGAGTACGCAGAGGTGAATTCTGACCATGTGGCTTACCAAATGGTACGGCCGGAATGGGTCATCGAAATCACTTGTCTGGACATCATCTCACAGAACACGCGTGGCGGTCCAATCAACCGCATGGTGCTGAACTGGAACCACGAAACGGACGCCTATGAAGTAGTCCGACGATTGCCGCTAGTCAGCATTATTTCTCCCCAATTTGTGCGGATTCGCGAAGACAAGAAGTTCAATAAAGATGATGTTCGCATTGCGCAAATCACAAACGTCGTCCCGGTTCAAAAGGTTGACGTCAACGCGACGGAGTTAAAACTCTCGACGTCGTCAGTCCTGAAACGCGAGGTCTATACGAAAACGCTCAAGGGTAAACTGATGGTGCGAAAGTTTCTGATGTGGAAGACGAACAAAGAGAACGAAGGCTCCGAGTATCCCGCTTACGTCGTTCACTACACCGACTACAGCCCGGGACGCAAAGTACCTCTGGATCGCGAAGTCCGAATCTCGAACTCGGAACAACAGATCAACGACCTGTTCGAGCAATTGAAGAAGGACAACATCAAAAAGGGCTGGGCGATCCAGGAACCCGATGCCAAAGCTTAG